The following coding sequences are from one Capsicum annuum cultivar UCD-10X-F1 chromosome 3, UCD10Xv1.1, whole genome shotgun sequence window:
- the LOC107866282 gene encoding E3 ubiquitin-protein ligase PRT6, with product MISEENVKMSHELLLKLLAEPQFKYEFAKVFLSYYPTVVNEAVREGNDIVLNKYPLLSTFSVQIFMVPTLTLCLVKEMNLLPMLLGCLQDIFVSYAGEDGKLQV from the coding sequence ATGATCTCTGAAGAAAATGTTAAGATGAGTCATGAATTGTTGTTGAAATTGTTGGCTGAACCTCAATTTAAATATGAATTTGCAAAAGTATTTCTGAGCTATTACCCAACTGTTGTGAATGAGGCAGTAAGGGAAGGTAATGATATAGTTTTAAACAAATATCCACTTCTATCAACATTCTCGGTGCAGATATTTATGGTGCCTACTTTGACCCTGTGTCTTGTGAAGGAAATGAATCTTCTGCCCATGCTGTTGGGATGTTTACAGGACATATTTGTGTCTTACGCTGGAGAAGATGGTAAATTGCAG